Proteins co-encoded in one Scatophagus argus isolate fScaArg1 chromosome 11, fScaArg1.pri, whole genome shotgun sequence genomic window:
- the epc2 gene encoding enhancer of polycomb homolog 2 isoform X2: MSKLSFRARALDAAKPLPVYRNRDLPDLTDCVSISRAVPQMPTGMEKEEEQEHHLQRAISSQQVFRERKENMVIPVPETETNATYYERLYRGEVKVPKQLIHIQPLSLDLEQPDYDLDSEDETLLNRLNRKMDIKPLQFETMVDRLEKASTHQLVSLSEAKLLLNEDDYLLKSVYDYWLRKRKNCRGPSLIPHVKQEKRDGSTNNDAYVAFRRRTEKMQTRKNRKNDEVSYEKMLRLRREFSRTVTILEMIKRREKSKRELLHLTLEVVERRYQMGDFSGEALTEVSLPLVDKPLYCTPVPLINGNRHKADIRMKVQKKQDSVRDELPFDLIGPKKKNIGQDRLCPPQRRAGRPPGPFTVNKADIKQYDFHSSEEDESPAPPSPPSSPDAENNPEEVFVFRRKAGCQYLPPCAEPTGGADHSELLPQCVRHSLTELTPHWTGLSRRRMGRGGRIILDRASSGLDPMLRQMNSLTQPVCRTRTSSCLFSDPVRLEQKLSLTDILNNIQTLRRFCYRPRLVQVHSEVDRRTTESSDPSRLSCCLSAVNTSGSGGITEEQYHSHQQQLVQMQKQQLEQLQNNAAPCRQTAPRLTQSTRSTESGSKPLDSASAQFAASAVVSAPPRGHISETKAYRTGVNGVHRPSGPSRPPYSRGSLSSSPQSLPSHRSQVGAVSPVHSHTARPSAPPTSALKLAAVAASLDRVPKVSPARDAREPERLLNGLSETTLPMEVT, from the exons ATGAGTAAACTCTCGTTCCGGGCGCGGGCGCTAGACGCCGCCAAACCGCTCCCGGTTTACCGAAACAGAGACCTGCCGGACCTTACCGACTGCGTGTCTATCAGTCGGGCCGTCCCGCAGATGCCGACCGGGatggagaaggaagaggagcag gagcACCACCTGCAGAGGGCGATCTCATCGCAGCAGGTGTtcagggagaggaaggagaacaTGGTGATCCCCGTCCCTGAAACCGAGACCAACGCCACCTACTACGAGCGTCTGTACAGAGGAGAGGTCAAAGTCCCCAAGCAGCTCATCCACATACAGC CTCTGAGTCTGGACCTGGAGCAGCCAGACTACGACCTGGACTCCGAGGACGAGACGCTGCTTAACAGACTGAACAGGAAGATGGACATCAAACCTCTGCAGTTTGAGACCATGGTGGACCGACTGGAGAAGGCCAGCACGcaccag CTGGTGTCTCTGTCGGAGGCCAAGCTGCTGCTCAACGAGGACGACTACCTGCTGAAGTCTGTGTACGACTACtggctgaggaagaggaagaactGTCGAGGTCCGTCGCTGATTCCTCACGTCAAACAGGAGAAGAGGGATGGATCCACCAACAACGACGCCTACGTGGCCTTCAGGCGGAGGACCGAGAAGATGCAGACCAGGAAG aaccGTAAGAACGATGAGGTGTCGTACGAGAAGATGCTGAGACTGAGGCGAGAGTTCAGTCGCACCGTCACCATCCTGGAGATGATCAAGCGGAGAGAGAAGTCCAAGCGAGAGCTGCTGCACCTCACgctggaggtggtggagaggag gtaTCAGATGGGAGACTTCAGTGGAGAAGCTCTGACAGAGGTGTCCCtccctctggtggacaaaccGCTGTACTGCACTCCAGTGCCTCTAATCAACGGCAACAGACACAAAGCTGACATCAGGATGAAG gtgCAGAAGAAGCAGGACTCGGTCAGAGACGAGCTTCCCTTCGACCTGATTGgcccaaagaagaagaacattgGGCAGGACAGACTGTGTCCTCCACAGAGACGTGCCGGTCGGCCTCCCGGTCCCTTCACCGTCAACAAGGCCGACATCAAACAGTACGACTTCCACAGCTCGGAAGAAGACGAGAGTCCGGCGCCGCCG TCTCCTCCGTCCTCACCCGATGCAGAGAATAATCCTGAGGAGGTTTTTGTGTTCAGGAGGAAAGCTGGCTGTCAGTACCTCCCT ccATGTGCGGAGCCAACGGGTGGAGCTGATCACTCGGAGCTCCTCCCTCAGTGTGTCCGTCACTCTCTGACTGAACTGACTCCTCATTGGACGGGACTGAGCCGGCGCAGGATGGGACGAGGGGGCAG GATCATCCTGGATCGGGCCTCCTCAGGACTGGATCCAATGCTGAGGCAGATGAATTCTTTAACACAACCGGTCTGCAGGACCAGGACCAGTAGCTGCCTCTTCAGTGATCCAGTAAGGCTGGAGCAGAAACTCTCCCTGACTGACATCCTGAACAACATCCAGACCCTGAGGAGGTTCTGCTACAGACCCAGACTGGTTCAGGTCCACAGTGAGGTGGACAGGAGGACCACAGAGTCCTCAGACCCCAGTAGACTCAGCTGTTGCCTGTCAGCTGTCAACACATCAGGATCAG GGGGCATCACAGAGGAGCAGTACCACagtcaccagcagcagctggtcCAGATGCAGAAGCAAcagctggagcagctgcagaacaaCGCGGCTCCGTGCAGGCAGACGGCGCCGCGCCTCACACAG TCCACCAGATCCACTGAGTCCGGTTCAAAGCCTCTGGACTCGGCCAGCGCTCAGTTTGCAGCCTCAGCTGTGGTCAGCGCTCCTCCTCGTGGTCACATCAGTGAGACCAAAGCCTACAGGACCGGCGTCAATGGAGTCCACCGTCCTTCAG GTCCCTCCAGGCCTCCGTACTCTCGGGGGTCACTGTCCTCCTCCCCTCAGTCCCTCCCCAGCCACAGGAGCCAGGTGGGAGCCGTCTCCCCCGTCCACTCCCACACTGCTCGACCCTCAGCCCCCCCAACGTCTGCCTTAAAGCTCGCCGCCGTCGCTGCCAGCCTCGACCGGGTGCCCAAAGTGTCCCCCGCAAG AGACGCACGTGAGCCAGAGAGACTGCTGAACGGACTGTCGGAGACCACGCTGCCCATGGAGGTCACATAG
- the epc2 gene encoding enhancer of polycomb homolog 2 isoform X1 — protein sequence MSKLSFRARALDAAKPLPVYRNRDLPDLTDCVSISRAVPQMPTGMEKEEEQEHHLQRAISSQQVFRERKENMVIPVPETETNATYYERLYRGEVKVPKQLIHIQPLSLDLEQPDYDLDSEDETLLNRLNRKMDIKPLQFETMVDRLEKASTHQLVSLSEAKLLLNEDDYLLKSVYDYWLRKRKNCRGPSLIPHVKQEKRDGSTNNDAYVAFRRRTEKMQTRKNRKNDEVSYEKMLRLRREFSRTVTILEMIKRREKSKRELLHLTLEVVERRYQMGDFSGEALTEVSLPLVDKPLYCTPVPLINGNRHKADIRMKVQKKQDSVRDELPFDLIGPKKKNIGQDRLCPPQRRAGRPPGPFTVNKADIKQYDFHSSEEDESPAPPSPPSSPDAENNPEEVFVFRRKAGCQYLPPCAEPTGGADHSELLPQCVRHSLTELTPHWTGLSRRRMGRGGRIILDRASSGLDPMLRQMNSLTQPVCRTRTSSCLFSDPVRLEQKLSLTDILNNIQTLRRFCYRPRLVQVHSEVDRRTTESSDPSRLSCCLSAVNTSGSAGGITEEQYHSHQQQLVQMQKQQLEQLQNNAAPCRQTAPRLTQSTRSTESGSKPLDSASAQFAASAVVSAPPRGHISETKAYRTGVNGVHRPSGPSRPPYSRGSLSSSPQSLPSHRSQVGAVSPVHSHTARPSAPPTSALKLAAVAASLDRVPKVSPARDAREPERLLNGLSETTLPMEVT from the exons ATGAGTAAACTCTCGTTCCGGGCGCGGGCGCTAGACGCCGCCAAACCGCTCCCGGTTTACCGAAACAGAGACCTGCCGGACCTTACCGACTGCGTGTCTATCAGTCGGGCCGTCCCGCAGATGCCGACCGGGatggagaaggaagaggagcag gagcACCACCTGCAGAGGGCGATCTCATCGCAGCAGGTGTtcagggagaggaaggagaacaTGGTGATCCCCGTCCCTGAAACCGAGACCAACGCCACCTACTACGAGCGTCTGTACAGAGGAGAGGTCAAAGTCCCCAAGCAGCTCATCCACATACAGC CTCTGAGTCTGGACCTGGAGCAGCCAGACTACGACCTGGACTCCGAGGACGAGACGCTGCTTAACAGACTGAACAGGAAGATGGACATCAAACCTCTGCAGTTTGAGACCATGGTGGACCGACTGGAGAAGGCCAGCACGcaccag CTGGTGTCTCTGTCGGAGGCCAAGCTGCTGCTCAACGAGGACGACTACCTGCTGAAGTCTGTGTACGACTACtggctgaggaagaggaagaactGTCGAGGTCCGTCGCTGATTCCTCACGTCAAACAGGAGAAGAGGGATGGATCCACCAACAACGACGCCTACGTGGCCTTCAGGCGGAGGACCGAGAAGATGCAGACCAGGAAG aaccGTAAGAACGATGAGGTGTCGTACGAGAAGATGCTGAGACTGAGGCGAGAGTTCAGTCGCACCGTCACCATCCTGGAGATGATCAAGCGGAGAGAGAAGTCCAAGCGAGAGCTGCTGCACCTCACgctggaggtggtggagaggag gtaTCAGATGGGAGACTTCAGTGGAGAAGCTCTGACAGAGGTGTCCCtccctctggtggacaaaccGCTGTACTGCACTCCAGTGCCTCTAATCAACGGCAACAGACACAAAGCTGACATCAGGATGAAG gtgCAGAAGAAGCAGGACTCGGTCAGAGACGAGCTTCCCTTCGACCTGATTGgcccaaagaagaagaacattgGGCAGGACAGACTGTGTCCTCCACAGAGACGTGCCGGTCGGCCTCCCGGTCCCTTCACCGTCAACAAGGCCGACATCAAACAGTACGACTTCCACAGCTCGGAAGAAGACGAGAGTCCGGCGCCGCCG TCTCCTCCGTCCTCACCCGATGCAGAGAATAATCCTGAGGAGGTTTTTGTGTTCAGGAGGAAAGCTGGCTGTCAGTACCTCCCT ccATGTGCGGAGCCAACGGGTGGAGCTGATCACTCGGAGCTCCTCCCTCAGTGTGTCCGTCACTCTCTGACTGAACTGACTCCTCATTGGACGGGACTGAGCCGGCGCAGGATGGGACGAGGGGGCAG GATCATCCTGGATCGGGCCTCCTCAGGACTGGATCCAATGCTGAGGCAGATGAATTCTTTAACACAACCGGTCTGCAGGACCAGGACCAGTAGCTGCCTCTTCAGTGATCCAGTAAGGCTGGAGCAGAAACTCTCCCTGACTGACATCCTGAACAACATCCAGACCCTGAGGAGGTTCTGCTACAGACCCAGACTGGTTCAGGTCCACAGTGAGGTGGACAGGAGGACCACAGAGTCCTCAGACCCCAGTAGACTCAGCTGTTGCCTGTCAGCTGTCAACACATCAGGATCAG CAGGGGGCATCACAGAGGAGCAGTACCACagtcaccagcagcagctggtcCAGATGCAGAAGCAAcagctggagcagctgcagaacaaCGCGGCTCCGTGCAGGCAGACGGCGCCGCGCCTCACACAG TCCACCAGATCCACTGAGTCCGGTTCAAAGCCTCTGGACTCGGCCAGCGCTCAGTTTGCAGCCTCAGCTGTGGTCAGCGCTCCTCCTCGTGGTCACATCAGTGAGACCAAAGCCTACAGGACCGGCGTCAATGGAGTCCACCGTCCTTCAG GTCCCTCCAGGCCTCCGTACTCTCGGGGGTCACTGTCCTCCTCCCCTCAGTCCCTCCCCAGCCACAGGAGCCAGGTGGGAGCCGTCTCCCCCGTCCACTCCCACACTGCTCGACCCTCAGCCCCCCCAACGTCTGCCTTAAAGCTCGCCGCCGTCGCTGCCAGCCTCGACCGGGTGCCCAAAGTGTCCCCCGCAAG AGACGCACGTGAGCCAGAGAGACTGCTGAACGGACTGTCGGAGACCACGCTGCCCATGGAGGTCACATAG
- the epc2 gene encoding enhancer of polycomb homolog 2 isoform X4 translates to MVIPVPETETNATYYERLYRGEVKVPKQLIHIQPLSLDLEQPDYDLDSEDETLLNRLNRKMDIKPLQFETMVDRLEKASTHQLVSLSEAKLLLNEDDYLLKSVYDYWLRKRKNCRGPSLIPHVKQEKRDGSTNNDAYVAFRRRTEKMQTRKNRKNDEVSYEKMLRLRREFSRTVTILEMIKRREKSKRELLHLTLEVVERRYQMGDFSGEALTEVSLPLVDKPLYCTPVPLINGNRHKADIRMKVQKKQDSVRDELPFDLIGPKKKNIGQDRLCPPQRRAGRPPGPFTVNKADIKQYDFHSSEEDESPAPPSPPSSPDAENNPEEVFVFRRKAGCQYLPPCAEPTGGADHSELLPQCVRHSLTELTPHWTGLSRRRMGRGGRIILDRASSGLDPMLRQMNSLTQPVCRTRTSSCLFSDPVRLEQKLSLTDILNNIQTLRRFCYRPRLVQVHSEVDRRTTESSDPSRLSCCLSAVNTSGSAGGITEEQYHSHQQQLVQMQKQQLEQLQNNAAPCRQTAPRLTQSTRSTESGSKPLDSASAQFAASAVVSAPPRGHISETKAYRTGVNGVHRPSGPSRPPYSRGSLSSSPQSLPSHRSQVGAVSPVHSHTARPSAPPTSALKLAAVAASLDRVPKVSPARDAREPERLLNGLSETTLPMEVT, encoded by the exons aTGGTGATCCCCGTCCCTGAAACCGAGACCAACGCCACCTACTACGAGCGTCTGTACAGAGGAGAGGTCAAAGTCCCCAAGCAGCTCATCCACATACAGC CTCTGAGTCTGGACCTGGAGCAGCCAGACTACGACCTGGACTCCGAGGACGAGACGCTGCTTAACAGACTGAACAGGAAGATGGACATCAAACCTCTGCAGTTTGAGACCATGGTGGACCGACTGGAGAAGGCCAGCACGcaccag CTGGTGTCTCTGTCGGAGGCCAAGCTGCTGCTCAACGAGGACGACTACCTGCTGAAGTCTGTGTACGACTACtggctgaggaagaggaagaactGTCGAGGTCCGTCGCTGATTCCTCACGTCAAACAGGAGAAGAGGGATGGATCCACCAACAACGACGCCTACGTGGCCTTCAGGCGGAGGACCGAGAAGATGCAGACCAGGAAG aaccGTAAGAACGATGAGGTGTCGTACGAGAAGATGCTGAGACTGAGGCGAGAGTTCAGTCGCACCGTCACCATCCTGGAGATGATCAAGCGGAGAGAGAAGTCCAAGCGAGAGCTGCTGCACCTCACgctggaggtggtggagaggag gtaTCAGATGGGAGACTTCAGTGGAGAAGCTCTGACAGAGGTGTCCCtccctctggtggacaaaccGCTGTACTGCACTCCAGTGCCTCTAATCAACGGCAACAGACACAAAGCTGACATCAGGATGAAG gtgCAGAAGAAGCAGGACTCGGTCAGAGACGAGCTTCCCTTCGACCTGATTGgcccaaagaagaagaacattgGGCAGGACAGACTGTGTCCTCCACAGAGACGTGCCGGTCGGCCTCCCGGTCCCTTCACCGTCAACAAGGCCGACATCAAACAGTACGACTTCCACAGCTCGGAAGAAGACGAGAGTCCGGCGCCGCCG TCTCCTCCGTCCTCACCCGATGCAGAGAATAATCCTGAGGAGGTTTTTGTGTTCAGGAGGAAAGCTGGCTGTCAGTACCTCCCT ccATGTGCGGAGCCAACGGGTGGAGCTGATCACTCGGAGCTCCTCCCTCAGTGTGTCCGTCACTCTCTGACTGAACTGACTCCTCATTGGACGGGACTGAGCCGGCGCAGGATGGGACGAGGGGGCAG GATCATCCTGGATCGGGCCTCCTCAGGACTGGATCCAATGCTGAGGCAGATGAATTCTTTAACACAACCGGTCTGCAGGACCAGGACCAGTAGCTGCCTCTTCAGTGATCCAGTAAGGCTGGAGCAGAAACTCTCCCTGACTGACATCCTGAACAACATCCAGACCCTGAGGAGGTTCTGCTACAGACCCAGACTGGTTCAGGTCCACAGTGAGGTGGACAGGAGGACCACAGAGTCCTCAGACCCCAGTAGACTCAGCTGTTGCCTGTCAGCTGTCAACACATCAGGATCAG CAGGGGGCATCACAGAGGAGCAGTACCACagtcaccagcagcagctggtcCAGATGCAGAAGCAAcagctggagcagctgcagaacaaCGCGGCTCCGTGCAGGCAGACGGCGCCGCGCCTCACACAG TCCACCAGATCCACTGAGTCCGGTTCAAAGCCTCTGGACTCGGCCAGCGCTCAGTTTGCAGCCTCAGCTGTGGTCAGCGCTCCTCCTCGTGGTCACATCAGTGAGACCAAAGCCTACAGGACCGGCGTCAATGGAGTCCACCGTCCTTCAG GTCCCTCCAGGCCTCCGTACTCTCGGGGGTCACTGTCCTCCTCCCCTCAGTCCCTCCCCAGCCACAGGAGCCAGGTGGGAGCCGTCTCCCCCGTCCACTCCCACACTGCTCGACCCTCAGCCCCCCCAACGTCTGCCTTAAAGCTCGCCGCCGTCGCTGCCAGCCTCGACCGGGTGCCCAAAGTGTCCCCCGCAAG AGACGCACGTGAGCCAGAGAGACTGCTGAACGGACTGTCGGAGACCACGCTGCCCATGGAGGTCACATAG
- the epc2 gene encoding enhancer of polycomb homolog 2 isoform X3, with protein sequence MDVQQSASPAATQGGEAVQEPWCLQDYRGFSKLQEHHLQRAISSQQVFRERKENMVIPVPETETNATYYERLYRGEVKVPKQLIHIQPLSLDLEQPDYDLDSEDETLLNRLNRKMDIKPLQFETMVDRLEKASTHQLVSLSEAKLLLNEDDYLLKSVYDYWLRKRKNCRGPSLIPHVKQEKRDGSTNNDAYVAFRRRTEKMQTRKNRKNDEVSYEKMLRLRREFSRTVTILEMIKRREKSKRELLHLTLEVVERRYQMGDFSGEALTEVSLPLVDKPLYCTPVPLINGNRHKADIRMKVQKKQDSVRDELPFDLIGPKKKNIGQDRLCPPQRRAGRPPGPFTVNKADIKQYDFHSSEEDESPAPPSPPSSPDAENNPEEVFVFRRKAGCQYLPPCAEPTGGADHSELLPQCVRHSLTELTPHWTGLSRRRMGRGGRIILDRASSGLDPMLRQMNSLTQPVCRTRTSSCLFSDPVRLEQKLSLTDILNNIQTLRRFCYRPRLVQVHSEVDRRTTESSDPSRLSCCLSAVNTSGSAGGITEEQYHSHQQQLVQMQKQQLEQLQNNAAPCRQTAPRLTQSTRSTESGSKPLDSASAQFAASAVVSAPPRGHISETKAYRTGVNGVHRPSGPSRPPYSRGSLSSSPQSLPSHRSQVGAVSPVHSHTARPSAPPTSALKLAAVAASLDRVPKVSPARDAREPERLLNGLSETTLPMEVT encoded by the exons atggaCGTGCAGCAGTCAGCCTCGCCGGCGGCCACACAGGGAGGTGAGGCGGTGCAGGAGCCATGGTGCCTCCAGGACTACAGGGGGTTCAGTAAACTCCAA gagcACCACCTGCAGAGGGCGATCTCATCGCAGCAGGTGTtcagggagaggaaggagaacaTGGTGATCCCCGTCCCTGAAACCGAGACCAACGCCACCTACTACGAGCGTCTGTACAGAGGAGAGGTCAAAGTCCCCAAGCAGCTCATCCACATACAGC CTCTGAGTCTGGACCTGGAGCAGCCAGACTACGACCTGGACTCCGAGGACGAGACGCTGCTTAACAGACTGAACAGGAAGATGGACATCAAACCTCTGCAGTTTGAGACCATGGTGGACCGACTGGAGAAGGCCAGCACGcaccag CTGGTGTCTCTGTCGGAGGCCAAGCTGCTGCTCAACGAGGACGACTACCTGCTGAAGTCTGTGTACGACTACtggctgaggaagaggaagaactGTCGAGGTCCGTCGCTGATTCCTCACGTCAAACAGGAGAAGAGGGATGGATCCACCAACAACGACGCCTACGTGGCCTTCAGGCGGAGGACCGAGAAGATGCAGACCAGGAAG aaccGTAAGAACGATGAGGTGTCGTACGAGAAGATGCTGAGACTGAGGCGAGAGTTCAGTCGCACCGTCACCATCCTGGAGATGATCAAGCGGAGAGAGAAGTCCAAGCGAGAGCTGCTGCACCTCACgctggaggtggtggagaggag gtaTCAGATGGGAGACTTCAGTGGAGAAGCTCTGACAGAGGTGTCCCtccctctggtggacaaaccGCTGTACTGCACTCCAGTGCCTCTAATCAACGGCAACAGACACAAAGCTGACATCAGGATGAAG gtgCAGAAGAAGCAGGACTCGGTCAGAGACGAGCTTCCCTTCGACCTGATTGgcccaaagaagaagaacattgGGCAGGACAGACTGTGTCCTCCACAGAGACGTGCCGGTCGGCCTCCCGGTCCCTTCACCGTCAACAAGGCCGACATCAAACAGTACGACTTCCACAGCTCGGAAGAAGACGAGAGTCCGGCGCCGCCG TCTCCTCCGTCCTCACCCGATGCAGAGAATAATCCTGAGGAGGTTTTTGTGTTCAGGAGGAAAGCTGGCTGTCAGTACCTCCCT ccATGTGCGGAGCCAACGGGTGGAGCTGATCACTCGGAGCTCCTCCCTCAGTGTGTCCGTCACTCTCTGACTGAACTGACTCCTCATTGGACGGGACTGAGCCGGCGCAGGATGGGACGAGGGGGCAG GATCATCCTGGATCGGGCCTCCTCAGGACTGGATCCAATGCTGAGGCAGATGAATTCTTTAACACAACCGGTCTGCAGGACCAGGACCAGTAGCTGCCTCTTCAGTGATCCAGTAAGGCTGGAGCAGAAACTCTCCCTGACTGACATCCTGAACAACATCCAGACCCTGAGGAGGTTCTGCTACAGACCCAGACTGGTTCAGGTCCACAGTGAGGTGGACAGGAGGACCACAGAGTCCTCAGACCCCAGTAGACTCAGCTGTTGCCTGTCAGCTGTCAACACATCAGGATCAG CAGGGGGCATCACAGAGGAGCAGTACCACagtcaccagcagcagctggtcCAGATGCAGAAGCAAcagctggagcagctgcagaacaaCGCGGCTCCGTGCAGGCAGACGGCGCCGCGCCTCACACAG TCCACCAGATCCACTGAGTCCGGTTCAAAGCCTCTGGACTCGGCCAGCGCTCAGTTTGCAGCCTCAGCTGTGGTCAGCGCTCCTCCTCGTGGTCACATCAGTGAGACCAAAGCCTACAGGACCGGCGTCAATGGAGTCCACCGTCCTTCAG GTCCCTCCAGGCCTCCGTACTCTCGGGGGTCACTGTCCTCCTCCCCTCAGTCCCTCCCCAGCCACAGGAGCCAGGTGGGAGCCGTCTCCCCCGTCCACTCCCACACTGCTCGACCCTCAGCCCCCCCAACGTCTGCCTTAAAGCTCGCCGCCGTCGCTGCCAGCCTCGACCGGGTGCCCAAAGTGTCCCCCGCAAG AGACGCACGTGAGCCAGAGAGACTGCTGAACGGACTGTCGGAGACCACGCTGCCCATGGAGGTCACATAG